In the Phyllopteryx taeniolatus isolate TA_2022b chromosome 1, UOR_Ptae_1.2, whole genome shotgun sequence genome, atggatattttatgacgtgttttttttttgctgaaaaacatgAGCTCAGTTTCAACGTAAGATTGCGCTTTTCGTACAATTTTCCACACAATTTCAGCGTTCAGACTCTCAGGTCTATAAATTGGAAGTCATTAGCATACCTACACGCTAAGCTGCTAAGAAACCGAGAGCAATTCTGTCTTGCTCACCGCAACGCTCCAGTGTACAAGTGCTGCTTTTATGATCATAATAAGATTCATCATCCGAGTTCAGCGGGAACTCGCTTCTCATTGACGTTGGCAGACGTCTTTGAGTTGTCTCCTTTTAATTCGGCGACGATATGAATCGGTCTGATTATTTTCAGTTCCTAATCGCGagagcacatacagtaattagGGATGTTATGTGTCTGTCTGCTACTGCGTGGGCACGCCGTGAGGTCGCGACCTACGCAAGACACCTAAATTGACCCCTCCACCCTTAACCCCCTGATGTGGAAAAGTTGTTAATGAGATGTTTTCTGTCTTCCTAtgtagtagcagtagtactAGTACTACTGTAGTAATGGATAGGCTGCCTAGATAGGATGCAAAGGAGCTCATACGCACAGCGTCGAGTATTCCGGGAATTGAAGGGCACGCGAAGCATTCCAATGTTCGTTTTGCCACACATAGTTCAAATCATTGTTGCCCTGCCATTAAAAACAACCTCTGGTGTCATTTTTCTTTGTAACGACAAGCCACACTTTGAACCCTTGCGTCCTTGCTACCACAATCTCCCCGTTGTAATTACAGTAGGAAGCAATGAGCAAGTATGAGTCAGTCATTTGTTACAGTGCACAAATGGCGGCGTTGGAGAGTTACCGAACAAAGGGAATGAAGATCATAATTATATGGAATTAGGAAAATTGGATTTTcttctctgtgtggagtttgcatgttctctgcatGCTtgcgtgccccccccccccccccccccccccccccccccaagcacctgggcttcctcccacattccaaaaacatcctatGTAACTTAATTGCAGACGTTAAATCAGCCATTAATGTGATTAATCTGAATTTTGGGACTTTCCTATTCATTCCTGAGATAGTCATTTCTTTCGCAATCTTTGgttgaattttgttttcattcgtGGGCAAACCTcctgtttacattgttttatcCCTGGTATGTATTCTTTCTCGTATGTTGCCGTTAAATTTTGTTTCTGAAGTCagaaatattcatttttttgagAATCACATTGATGACGCAATGCGAAATGACATgattctgtatttaaaaaaataataataataatttaaaacttCTGAATCTCACGAGATTATCTTGTAATTAATAGTgcaattttatttcttttttgaaataTCTCACACTTATTGCAGCTGGTCACTCCCACACATGATTTCACAGTGGACTCATGTTTATGCTTCAAAGTGTCTCCTCGCTGTCTGCAGTCTGACACGTGAGTGCACTTGAGTGTTGTCTCTCAAATTCCTCAATTTATCCTGTGGCTCAGCACGCCGAAATGCCAAAAGTGAAATCATTTGCAACAAGCTCCAGCGCTTTTCTGTGAAATTACGCTCAGATGGTGTACGCAAATGTCAACTATCACCTCCAGCGGTTACTTTTTTTcactaaatacaaatatttggggGTGTCTACCTTCGATGTGGACCAACTTTGCCTTGTCACTTGATATGTGGTGCTCAGCTTCTATGAAGAACCATTCCAACATTCCAGGGATGCCCAACAGCATGGGATTCAACACTCGAGAGTAAATATGAATCCCACTCCAAAGCCTGcaagtatttaaaaatcagTCCTGTTAAGTCTGCAAAAGAGGGCCTCAAAGTGTCATTATGAGCTGGTTgcgtttttcttcatttatttattcccccccacCATCATTAATCTGGCAGAGACCAACACAGACAAGATGATATCCTTTCCAGGGTGCGTTCAAAGCAATACATTCCACCCttctcatttaaaatggcaaGAAAATGAGCTATGAGGAACGGAAAAGAACAAATGAACGCTCCTCTGCGTTAAACATACCTTCATACACTCTCGCGTCCACACGTCAACAGCGCACAAATCCAAAAATTGCAGTCCGCTGTCAAAGGCGCTCCTGCTCCCAAACCGAACAACAGACGGGCCATGACAAAATCCCGCAGCCAATAGCAGACACGCTTCCTCGTCATCTGACCAATGGCAGCCACGTTCCTGGTTAAGGGGGCGTTGCCACTCGGATGGGCTGGAGCTCTTTGTTCGGACGTCTTGTGATTCTGGCTCACACCCGCCTCTTTGGGACACATAACAACAAGTGCAATCGTGCCCATTGAGCACTTCTGACTTATTTCCATTGTGTTTTACCGCCTCTTAGCGGTGAAAAGAcattattacaagaataaagcaaCCCATTCGGCACACCTGCTCAATCTCGTCACCTCTATTACGGACTCCATCGACATTTGTGCTTGCTTTTGCCAATTAGTACGGATAAAGTAGGACATCAGATCAAACTAACATatctttttttgaaatgaatacctctctaattgtctttgtaaaggaTCGTTTGTTTATTTCATAATGAAAATAAACCAAACCGAAGCAAATTGTCTTAACAAATGTCTGTGAAGACATGTTTGTGGTGCGGCCATTGCTTCCAAATTTAGCTATAGTCATTTAATTAGTTGGTTCGGCTATTTCATGCAAAGTAACAacgtaaaagaaaaagtgtgaaaTAATTGGAGCGACCATGTGGACGGTCTCCAAGTGTCACATTGTTTGCTGCAACTTTAATTCCGTCAGTGTTAAAGGATAACCAAATGCGTCAGACACAATGCCAATAGAGAGACATTTATTCACCTCCCATCGCAAAGATGGGcagtaaaaaaatacttttttagtttttattattatatgtatatatatacatatatatatatatatatatatatatatatattttttaaacataaaatcaAATTTCTCTTGAAGTACAATCTGCTGCGGCTGCTCTCGGCTCTAGTTTCACTTTGATAGGATTCTTGGGCGTCGTAAAGCCGTCTTTCCCCAACTCCATCGGAATCtaggaaaaataacaataatccaaatcaaaaaaatgtttcaatcaTCATGGTTGAAAGTGAGTACAATTGTTGACTCACGTCTGTTTCCTTGCAGGTGACAAAGCTGTAGTGCTGCAATATCTCCACTAAAGCCAACTTCATCATCAGGAGAGCAAATCGCATGCCAATGCAGTTCCTTGGCCCCGCCCCAAATGGCAAGAAGGCGTAAGGATCTATATTGTCTTTCTTCTCCTTGCGGAACCTAAAACAAGGACACAACAAATGCCCATCCAGGGCCAGTTGCCAACGGTGACGCTGCAAcgaatttcccccccccccccctttgccgTTCCTTCTCGTACCTTTCAGGTTTGAAAGAGTCCGGCTCAGGCCACAAAGAAGGGTCACGGTGGAGAGTGTAAATGGGTACCATGACAACAGTTTCCTTAGGAATGGTCACACCACTGACTTCCACGGATGCCTTTGCTACCCTTTCCAGTCGGTTTGCGATAGGGTACAGCCTGGATGACTCGTTCACCACCATATCCAAGTATTCCATCTGCATCAGGTCATCATAGCTCGGCCGAACCTAAATTAATTTCGAGTGCAGTGGCGGCACATGGAACTTTAGTTGATAACAAGATGAAAGAAAAGTGGGATAAGTGACCTTGTCTGGAAATGTTTCATCAATCTCCTCTTGCAGGCCCTTCTGGATGTCAGGGTGAGTTGCTAGGTTGTAGGCTAAGAAGCACAGTGAGCTGCTGCTTGTTTCATAGCCGGCAAAGATGAATATCATGGCCTGAGAGAGGATTTCGTGATCCGTCAGACCTGCAAGACAAATGCAAGGAATTTTCCACGAttgcaattttagttacatttgaaaaatagctgcaaaaactcaagatttcttctttctttcgtCCTCCTTCTGAAGCCGACTTATCATAATGCCATTCtgccgtagtctcaaacatgacatatgtTTCCAAATATGACTTCAAAGCGCAACCTTGCGGTGAAATGTATTAGTTTGTGAGCTTTTGACTCAGAGTGACACTTTTGGacacataaaataacatttgaactgactttttttttttttttttaaatggaatattcacttgtcatatgaagcgatattgaagcgatattgtctaaattgtgcacatttgtcattgggTCAACATGCACAGCAAAAATTGGAGTGCTAAAATCTCAGGATTGAGTTTTTGGGAGTTGATTCTAACTCCCAAAGcgtaattttcacatttttggagTTTAATTGTGTCCAGAgtaggtttcttttttttttttttgtgtttcactgAATTAAACACGCAGTGTTAGATGAACTCTGCAGACAATTAATTCAGTGCAGCCTTGACACTTGCACTTCTTTGAGAGAGACAAATCGGCGCCATTTTCCTCCTCCTGAATTTTCCCACGGCGAGTGAAATGAagttcaaactaaaataattaTGAATTTGATGCTGTGAACtgctgtatgtacagtgggAAGAATAGCGTATGCCTTGTTTGTTGCCAGGAATGAACAGTAAGTTTGCTCATAGCAAACGATGGTAAAATTAGCCTTGTTAGCTAACTGTTAGTTGCCGAAACCTTCTCTAACTCAAATAACAAGTCAACAACATTTCACATGCAaacttttatgtttttactgcaaaatatcttgtctAAGGTTGGTTGTAATGGTCTTGTTTTATtccttgcttgtttttgtttttgttttttcttgcctTCATTGTGGTTGACCATGaaagtttcttttctttccaggcttggcattgaaaaaaaaaaggtttcgaAAAAGCATCCATGCTGTGTTAAATCCTTAATATTCTGCCTCTGATGTATTTAACCTgctgactgttgttttttttttttttatgaatgagaGTAAAtgactttgctttgctttgctttcataGAGgactaaagaaagaaacaaacaaaaaaaatcacttttagaTCAGAGAATttacttttttcctcaaaaatgtcacaaacggATAAATCTACGCCCAAAGTACTTCTAATTCATTTGATCATCTCTTGTGATCTTTTTCAGTCCTTGACAGATTTTTGCACACCACGTGATGCTCAAGTTATTTACACGGGTGCGACAGCAACAGAGGTTGATGCAGAAATATTTAGTGACCTTGTTGGACAAGGCAATGTGGTACTGACCGTTTTCGCAAGACGCTGACCGATCAAGACAGGTGTAAGCATTTCTAACTACATTttcaaagtcatcttcccaacactgcataTATCTGTATATTACTTTGAAGAAAACTCAAAATCTAAGCTTGCCCTATCCTCGGTCAACTAACCAAAATGAATACAGAAGACATTGAAGAGTATTATGTTAATGTACAGCATGTGCTGCATGTAGCTCACGTATCCCACCCTACCTTTCTGGTTGTTCCCATTTTCTTTGCTGGATTCTGAAATTTGAGAGTCCACCATCAACTGCATGAAATCCACTCGGTTCTGTCagccaagaaaaacattttagtttcaGGGGAAGAAGatgaatcctcaaaatgatatAATTGTACAACCACCAACTTCACATTCATCATCTCCTGACTAAATTACTtcgcaattgtttttgtttcgttCCGATTTGATGGTCTTCAGGAAGTTATAGAAGAAAGCCAACACGTCAGCGGGGAAGAAGGAAAATTCCATCTTCTCGATCATTGGCCGCAAAAATGGAAAGATAACTGAAATCAGAAGGCAAAGATTGACTGTTAAAAAAGGGGCCACGGGAACATGAGCGAGGCACTTATAACAGTATGGGACCTACCAATAAGCACAAGCCAAGGATTCATGAGGTCAAACttggtcatttttttaatatttgccaCAAATGGATCAGCGGGACGGTTAATAGAGTCAATGTCCACGCTGAAAGCAGTGCTGGCCACAACATCCATACTGTAAGGTCCaaatacactgcaaaaacatcCCGCATGGCCTTATAATTCATTGTCAAAGGAAATGCATTTTGAATTACATCGCATAGCACAAAAATCCCTACTCACTTTTTGACGTCAATGACCTCATCAGCGTCTACTTTCCTCTGAAGACTCTTGATCAGATTACTAGAATGCTGCAGCATTATTGAATACATCTGTAGAAACATAGATACAAGATAggcaattcatccatccatccatccattttctgagccgcttctcctcactagggtcgcgggcgtgctggagcctatcccagttgtcatcgggcaggaggcggggtacaccctgaactggttgccagccaatcgcagggcacatagaaacaaacaaccatccgtactcacattcacacctacggcaatttagagtctccaattaatgcatgtttttgggatgtgggaggaaaccggagtgcccggagaaaacccacgcaggcaccgggagaacatgcaaactccgcacaggcggggccggggattgaacccgggtcctaagaactgtgaggctgacgctctaaccagtcgtccaccgtgccgcataggCAATTCAATAGGTGCACAATGGTCAAAAAGTGCTcatgagaaaaacaacaacttgtttTCGACCTCTTTTAGTCGCCCGCTTGTGAATGAGGGAGAGAGTACGCTGCGGATCCTCTTCCAATCCTCATCTTCTACTATAGAGACGGCGTCACTTAAAGGCCCATTTAGGCCCATATCCTGAACACACCAACACACCAGCGCGAGATAATGAGCTGCTTTTGTCTCGTGTTGTTCGATTACAATTTTGTATCTTGAACTTGTCTTACCCGTCTGTTGGTAAAGACAGAGTAACACTCCTTAACCAAGATGGTTTTGATCATAGCTGTGTCCATAATAGCCATGACAGGCTGTCTGCCATCATACAACCTTCCAGCAAATATTGTTAAGTAACTATCTAATATCAACAATATACactaaacaacaaaatactgtTCATACATACACTCACCCCCACACTTTTCCATACTTTTGAAAACATTCTTGGTCAAAATTATGGATGCCCTAGTgattaatggagaaaaaaataattacatgtcAAACCGTCAAGCAACGTATGACCGGTCAGATTTTATGGTTGAAGATGTCTTACCCGCCGGTACTCCAGAAATGTCCCAATAAAGGGCAATGGTTTGGGACCTTTGATCCCTAGTTTTTTGAAAAAGCCGTAGGGGGCATTTccatacctggaaataaaaaaaaaaacactaagttCCAATCCAACTTTTATTACCAgcaaaatgaacacatttgaCAGTCCAAACTCAAGCCACCTTCTCataatatatttgaaataaattgtgtgtgtgtgtgcgcgcacgtgtgtTTCATATAATTTGTCTATATCTTTTCTCCAGAAAAACCTAGCTGACAATCAAAAACAAAGTGTTCATGATTTACAATGTTTCCTTTAGCATGTAGCACCAGCTTGATTTTATGACAACAAGGTCCATAGTCCGGACAAAGTGCACTCAACACTTTGTGcaggcaaatgtatttatttattattattattataaattgttttttaaggaAACCACTGATAGTTGTTATAACTTAGATTATAGAATGTGTTATTTGTATGCACCATTCCACACACTGTCAGTTTTGCGTTAGAGTTAAGTTAAGAATTACATGAAACGTGAAACTTTCAAAATCTCAAGTAAACATATTCAAGAGTTGACTTACAGTGCTAATAGAGCGATGACAATGGCTATTAGAGTCCACGTCTCGATGGAAAAATACAAGGAAAAGCCCATCTTGTCCTCCTGCGTGGTGTCAACAATGTCTGTTCAGGTTGTGGCAAGTCAAGTGGCGTTCGTCAGTGGTGTTGGTGTAGAAAAACACGGTGTTATGTAACAGATCCTAACAACCAGTCCAGTGGGACAAAAGCCCGGAGAGGGGTGGCGCAAATTACGcaatactctttttttttctactcaaCATGGTTACAGTCATATCAGATTTAAATGATGGTAAATAACGTCTAAACCTTGCACGTCGAATGTACTTGGATGagttgtgtttttgaaaataaaaacgtGCTCATTAGATGGCatttaatatatacagtacactataTTATTGTTAGTAATTCTTGATACTTGCTCTTCTCAATAAAATTATTTCTTATTAGTCCACTACTGTTAGTCCTAGTTCCTCTACTTAAATGGGAAAATCAACCATTTGCTATTATCAGTATTGATAAGGTACCATAAAAtctaatttattaattaataaattagtGTAGTGGTTAACACAGCTGCCCACCATGCACGTGTCCCGTTCAAATTTCCATTCCGTCAACCTTGTGATGACTGGtaatctgtttgtgtgtttaaaggTTGAAAAATTGtatattaaggggaaaaaaatgcctagTTGACTGAACTTTAATCTGCACAGTCCTCTCAACCTGACTtggaattatttattattattatttttaaaccttgCAATATAGCACTCAAGTCAAATAGTCATCACTTGCTAATCTTACGGTAATTATAACTTGTGGTCAAAAGTAACGTTTAGCCTCTGTGATGGCATTGTCGATGTTGAAAGGTACACCGTGTCACTGCACTACTATTACGtattcaacagggtaacttgtaattatAACCAACGAcaaacccctattccaatgaagttgggacgttgtgtaaaacctaaataaaaacagaatacaataatttgcaaatccttttgaaTTTATAGTCAGTTAATTACACTTCGAAGATaagctatttaatgttttttttttttttttttaaatattgactaatttttaatttgatgcctgtaacacgttttaaagaaaactaggacaggggcatgtttaccaccatgttacatcaccttttcttttaacaacactcaataagcgtttgtgtcatgaacagaacagaggataggacccaaaaatgcacaactccaaaacaaatggacagtttcaaaatgagaggtttaatatacaggcagaggtcggtacacaggcagacaatcaaaaaaaaaggcaacagtatccaaaaacgtgaggcaaaaaggcaaggtcgataattggaacagggtctagtcttactgtgagtcggtgacgtggaaacaaggaatgctggaacgcgacgacaaggtacaacgaactggcgacgagaaagaatgagacacgaggttaaatgcaaggtgtaattagggtgaatgcGGCACCTGTGGTGAAGATGGTTTCAGGAGCAGGTGTGGTacgaaacagggggaagacaaaaaccggaccacacacccatgacagtttgagaactgagaacactaattgttaaAGCTTTGTGGGTGGAACACATTCTTGCTTCATATACAACTTtagttgttcaacagtctggggtctctttTGCCGTATTTTGTGCTAAACATAATAATGAACAGAAGTCATACGGAGGGTGCCTTGACACAGTGgtgagatccatccatccatccattttctgagccgcttatcctcacaagggttgcgggagtgctggagcctatacaggcggggtacaccctgaactggttgccagccaatcgcagggcacacatgaacaagcaaccattcgcactcacgccTAGGGggaatttagagacttcaattaacctaccttgcatgttttttgagatgtgggaggaaaccggagtgcccggagaaaacccacgcaggcacggcgagaacatgcaaactccacacaggcggggccggggattgaacccgggtcctcagaactgtgagacagacgctctaatcagtcggaCATTGTGCCACCAGTGGCGAGATCTCCACCTgcaaaaagtgtcaaaataaaaatacatgtttcCTTTGCAATGAAGCATTAATGTCAGACAGGCTATTCgtgtattttgaaaatatttgtagtTCTTAATTTGATAAACAATTATTGTGAGGAAATCCTTGGCTTGGGTCAAAATTGACCCAGAATATACTATGTGCATGGAAACtgaacagtatgtaagggttaaaAATGATCAATGTTTGTTTCAAGTTTTAGTGTCGGAGGATAGCACTGTTGCTTCCTTCAGATCAtgccatccatcatccattttcaatgccGCTTTGCAGTTTGGACCCTTGACACTGACACTTACATATagttattgctgttatttttagaCAAGAGGACATAGTGACGTGCAAAACCATCTGGGTTGCCAGATTTTGCCAAGTTAATTGACCTGCTAATTAAAAAATTGGGCCCAAATTCTTTTATCAGGGGTATTAGTGACATTGGAAGGGACACTGTCTGATAATGCCCATTTTGTAAATTATGTGAGAGCGCCTTCCCCCTCTATATTCAATTTATTCATCAATTACCATGCAACTGCAAAACATGGATGCGGCTCGTGCTGTGACCCCCTCCTGGCCGAACAGAATGTCACATTCAAGTGTTTGCATCCAAATTGCTGTGACTCTGTCAGAAGAACGTTGCCGATGACATGAGTCACGCTGGGTGGATGTGAAAATTGATGAAGGCATTTTCAACAGAAGAAAATATAGCTTAgtttttattacatatttagTCAAGTAATTAGATGctatgcatctttttttgtgtgtgcgacTAATTGTGTTGTGATTGATTACATGAACGAAATTACAGTTACCCGTAAATGGGCTGGTGTTTAGTCACCAGCAGAGGGCAGTATATTGTAACATTTATGGTAATGCTGCAGGTTGTTGCGGGACGAAATCTAAAACTTGGACTGGCTGGCAAGAGAGAACCTTTTCCTCTTGTTTTAAAAGGTCATCCAATACGGCGTTAAATTAATTCCACAGCACATCCACAATCCCAATTAGCTCACATTAAGTCAAATTGATGAatggaatgaaatgaaattgtaGTCTGTGTTGCGGATCGTTTATCATCCAATTTTCTTTGCAAGTCAGTGCTTTGCTAATGCAAAGTCCTTCAGAGCAGCACTTGGAAAGCAATAGACTGTCAGTTGTTCATAGGTGCAACTTGATAGAATGACGTCACCATGTCAAAAGGAGCTGGGGGACATTTTCTGGCTCTGGCTTAGAAAGAAaggttaaaaaatacaaacaattagTGACGATACAATAAAGCAAATGGAAAAACTAAACCACACCCAAAGCCTTgagttcaaaacatttttcatctaGATTTGGATCTGCTCATACAGGAGATGAACTGAAACTGTATGTGCCAGTCTCATTGAACTATTATCGATTAATTTTAATACCAAAGTTGGTAAAGATATTTGTCTCAGTCCGCCCACCTCTACAGTTATGCAGACAGATAATGTCTATCAAGCTGGCGCAATGTTTGTGCGGCAGCAGGTATAGCTAAGTTAACACCCTCCAAAGCCCCACCCTGGGGAGCTGAGTAATGTGACTTTGTCCCGACTGTGCTACTGCAAAGTCACAACCCTGCATCATTGTGACGACACCATACAGCTTCCCTTTGTACTGTGTCACATTGTGATATGGGAATGAAAATTATAGTCAGTTGTTTTTCTCTGGAGGAGCTAAAACTGAAGGTAAGAGATGGAAATGTGCATACTTGAAGGATGGAGACATTGAGACGGTCTTCATGAGTGTTTACCGTTTACTTGTTTCGATGCCAACTCCGTTGTCCAATCCATCCCATTAAGTTAGAGAGGAAATCATGTTCGCTGTCTGGTGGACACTTTCCGAGAATTATGGCTGGTCATGCGAACAAGCTGCTGTGATACAAAGTaacatttcaaagaaaataGCAGCAAGaaacaagtacacacacacacacacacacacacacacgtgcacgatGACAGGATTTTTATCATTACTAAATTGCCTGTCATATCCCCTCCCCTCTTCATACACTAGTGAAACACGTGAAGCAAAATTGGATGTTGGACAGGCCAGAAATGTGAAAAAGCTTTGGAAtccattgcagtttttttttttttttggtcgggGAGAGAGTGAGGAGGGACCGCAGCAAAACCTCCGTATAGCTCCAGTTTAGAGACCGTGAAGACCATCGGTGTCATCAGTAGTGCGTGCTAAATCGTTGAATCCACTAAATCCACTTGCCCCACTTGCCTTTCCAAAGCATTTCTGAGAAATGCAGTCCTTTGAAATCCCAAGTGTTCTATGTACTGCCAAGATGATGTTAGAAACAACTGAGCAGCATCCCTTTGCGACCAGCATCCTCATTTGGGGGGATCTGTGTTGATAGAGCCCTCCTTTCCTTGAGTCACTTTTACAATAAAAAGAATCCCAATAAACAAAATTATCGTGACTGTACAGAGAGACATATGGATGTACAGTACTGCTGTACATCCACTCAGTGCTTTACTGAGTGT is a window encoding:
- the LOC133489818 gene encoding cytochrome P450 3A40 isoform X1, which encodes MGFSLYFSIETWTLIAIVIALLALYGNAPYGFFKKLGIKGPKPLPFIGTFLEYRRGIHNFDQECFQKYGKVWGLYDGRQPVMAIMDTAMIKTILVKECYSVFTNRRDMGLNGPLSDAVSIVEDEDWKRIRSVLSPSFTSGRLKEMYSIMLQHSSNLIKSLQRKVDADEVIDVKNVFGPYSMDVVASTAFSVDIDSINRPADPFVANIKKMTKFDLMNPWLVLIVIFPFLRPMIEKMEFSFFPADVLAFFYNFLKTIKSERNKNNCENRVDFMQLMVDSQISESSKENGNNQKGLTDHEILSQAMIFIFAGYETSSSSLCFLAYNLATHPDIQKGLQEEIDETFPDKVRPSYDDLMQMEYLDMVVNESSRLYPIANRLERVAKASVEVSGVTIPKETVVMVPIYTLHRDPSLWPEPDSFKPERFRKEKKDNIDPYAFLPFGAGPRNCIGMRFALLMMKLALVEILQHYSFVTCKETDIPMELGKDGFTTPKNPIKVKLEPRAAAADCTSREI
- the LOC133489818 gene encoding cytochrome P450 3A40 isoform X2, with product MGFSLYFSIETWTLIAIVIALLALYGNAPYGFFKKLGIKGPKPLPFIGTFLEYRRMYSIMLQHSSNLIKSLQRKVDADEVIDVKNVFGPYSMDVVASTAFSVDIDSINRPADPFVANIKKMTKFDLMNPWLVLIVIFPFLRPMIEKMEFSFFPADVLAFFYNFLKTIKSERNKNNCENRVDFMQLMVDSQISESSKENGNNQKGLTDHEILSQAMIFIFAGYETSSSSLCFLAYNLATHPDIQKGLQEEIDETFPDKVRPSYDDLMQMEYLDMVVNESSRLYPIANRLERVAKASVEVSGVTIPKETVVMVPIYTLHRDPSLWPEPDSFKPERFRKEKKDNIDPYAFLPFGAGPRNCIGMRFALLMMKLALVEILQHYSFVTCKETDIPMELGKDGFTTPKNPIKVKLEPRAAAADCTSREI